The proteins below come from a single Candidatus Omnitrophota bacterium genomic window:
- a CDS encoding dockerin type I repeat-containing protein, translated as MSKRTPFLLLCLGTLFVLGLWLTPAINAAESPTETPTETPVETPTETPVETPTPTPVPTATFTPVPTATFTPVPVVPTETPTETPVETPTETPVEQPTPTPTQTPKPQAVPGDADGDGIVTDEDITSLLQVFLTVDAPTAEQLAILDMNKDGKITPQDAQDLYKKLHP; from the coding sequence ATGTCGAAACGAACGCCATTTCTTCTGCTTTGCTTAGGTACTCTCTTCGTTCTTGGATTATGGTTAACTCCAGCGATTAACGCCGCTGAAAGTCCCACGGAGACTCCCACCGAAACGCCCGTGGAGACTCCAACGGAGACGCCCGTCGAAACGCCGACGCCAACCCCGGTTCCCACGGCGACTTTCACGCCGGTTCCCACTGCGACGTTCACTCCCGTCCCGGTCGTTCCTACGGAAACGCCTACAGAGACTCCAGTAGAGACGCCTACGGAGACGCCGGTGGAACAACCGACTCCTACGCCGACTCAAACTCCTAAGCCTCAAGCGGTTCCTGGAGACGCCGATGGCGACGGCATCGTAACGGATGAGGATATCACTAGCTTGCTCCAAGTCTTCTTGACGGTCGATGCGCCGACGGCGGAACAACTGGCGATCTTGGATATGAACAAAGACGGCAAGATCACGCCGCAAGACGCGCAGGATCTATACAAGAAACTGCATCCATAG
- a CDS encoding MFS transporter: MDSARRNEIQVLANIWFLYCAQACIIPHLTRYYDLDLGLGALQIGILMSAPYLFMILFQPLWGVLADQVLGRTRMYRLGLILSSASLIVYSFSYCFGGFYALLAASIGFMICYGTGSPLSTSIILSYLGRRRRHLFGRVRVFGSASFTVTVFLFCPLAVALSHYFGLPGRTMVFWMGSLFYIAALCFTRWDDSLFERHTKPGFRSFRRLAGDINLIFFLLSLFFVGMTFTSEILYIGPYIGRLGLSEFFFSTMWLIGVGVEIVFTYNLARVVRFTGLKTMIFWGMAAEGIRWLGISLFPSPYAILIFSTLHGPAVLGIFFVTAMYLDSECEESVRSTAQSLLYLAIQGGQITGFILGSFIVDFYSDLPRVEAIRHGFFWFGFNAVAAAFFFYFFVAKETPPVEETPIH; encoded by the coding sequence ATGGATTCCGCGCGGCGCAACGAAATTCAGGTTCTCGCCAATATCTGGTTCCTCTATTGCGCCCAGGCTTGCATTATCCCCCATTTAACTCGCTATTACGATTTGGACCTGGGACTCGGCGCTCTCCAAATCGGAATCCTGATGTCGGCGCCTTACCTATTCATGATCCTCTTCCAGCCGTTATGGGGCGTTTTGGCGGATCAGGTTCTCGGTCGCACCCGCATGTACCGCCTGGGATTGATCCTGAGCTCCGCCAGTTTGATTGTTTATAGTTTTTCTTACTGTTTTGGCGGTTTTTACGCTTTGCTGGCGGCATCCATAGGCTTCATGATCTGCTACGGAACCGGTTCTCCTCTCTCCACATCGATCATTCTCTCTTATCTAGGCCGCCGCCGCAGGCATTTGTTTGGCCGGGTGCGCGTATTCGGCAGCGCCAGTTTCACGGTGACGGTTTTTCTATTTTGTCCGCTCGCCGTCGCGTTGTCGCATTATTTCGGCTTGCCAGGCCGAACGATGGTCTTTTGGATGGGAAGCCTGTTTTACATCGCTGCGCTTTGCTTTACCCGTTGGGACGATAGCCTTTTCGAACGGCATACCAAACCGGGATTCCGCTCCTTCCGCCGCTTGGCGGGCGACATAAATTTGATTTTCTTTTTGCTCTCCTTATTTTTCGTCGGAATGACGTTCACGTCGGAAATTCTGTATATCGGGCCGTACATTGGCCGCCTGGGATTGTCGGAATTTTTTTTCTCGACGATGTGGCTGATCGGGGTTGGGGTGGAGATCGTATTCACCTATAACCTGGCGCGCGTCGTTCGGTTTACGGGATTGAAAACGATGATTTTTTGGGGCATGGCCGCCGAGGGGATTCGCTGGCTCGGCATTTCGCTTTTTCCTTCGCCCTACGCCATTCTTATCTTCTCCACGCTGCACGGCCCCGCCGTATTGGGGATTTTCTTCGTTACGGCGATGTATTTGGATTCCGAATGCGAGGAAAGCGTCCGTTCCACCGCCCAATCCTTGCTTTATTTAGCCATCCAAGGCGGACAGATTACTGGATTTATTCTAGGTAGTTTCATCGTCGATTTTTATAGCGATCTTCCCCGCGTGGAAGCGATCCGCCACGGATTCTTCTGGTTCGGATTCAATGCGGTCGCCGCTGCGTTTTTTTTCTATTTCTTCGTCGCCAAAGAAACGCCTCCCGTCGAGGAAACTCCAATCCATTGA
- a CDS encoding prepilin-type N-terminal cleavage/methylation domain-containing protein codes for MSINDKLKRTQSGFTLIELLIVVAIIGVLAAIAVPNFLNAQIRAKIARCEADLNACRSAIMMYKMDRNAYPPITQMPGYQIPKNLTTPVSYISAIPKDEFPQDEKDLYYTYGTSDDYYFATRAYFEIHGWGWRVQEGGHIFEFNLMGRGPDGDWADAKTGAKEVDESIFWRYHPSNGLVSSGNIPYPGP; via the coding sequence TTGTCTATAAACGATAAATTGAAACGGACGCAAAGCGGATTCACGTTGATCGAATTGCTGATTGTCGTGGCTATTATCGGCGTTTTGGCCGCCATCGCCGTTCCCAACTTTCTCAATGCGCAAATCCGCGCCAAAATCGCCCGATGCGAAGCGGATTTGAACGCCTGCCGCTCCGCCATCATGATGTACAAAATGGATCGCAATGCGTATCCCCCCATCACCCAGATGCCGGGGTATCAAATTCCCAAAAACCTGACGACTCCCGTTTCTTATATCTCCGCCATTCCCAAAGACGAGTTCCCCCAGGACGAAAAGGATCTTTATTATACCTATGGCACATCGGACGATTACTATTTCGCCACCCGCGCCTATTTCGAGATTCACGGATGGGGATGGCGGGTGCAAGAGGGCGGGCATATCTTCGAATTCAATCTTATGGGACGCGGCCCGGACGGCGATTGGGCCGATGCGAAAACAGGCGCCAAAGAAGTCGATGAATCCATCTTCTGGCGTTACCATCCTTCCAACGGACTGGTCAGTTCGGGCAATATTCCCTATCCTGGACCTTAA
- a CDS encoding glycosyltransferase family 2 protein codes for MNKYPISVSVFFPAHNEVDNIKPLTEAAVQALENRVEDFEIIIVDDGSTDGTRELADQLAQQDAHVRAIHHEVNRGYGGAVKTGIASSKKDWIFFTDGDGQFDVSEISLLLEHTGEYDAVVGFRLDRRDPIHRKFFALGWGTLIRLLFGFRVKDLDCAFKLFKRKYFEGVELKAEGAVISVEFFSILQRRQARIQQVGVHHYPRRAGQQSGGSVKVIARAFKELLLLYRRLKG; via the coding sequence ATGAATAAATATCCCATCAGCGTTTCCGTCTTTTTCCCCGCTCACAACGAGGTGGATAATATCAAGCCTTTGACCGAAGCCGCCGTCCAGGCGTTAGAGAATCGCGTCGAGGATTTCGAGATCATCATCGTAGACGACGGCAGTACGGACGGAACCCGCGAACTCGCCGATCAGTTGGCGCAGCAAGACGCCCATGTCCGCGCCATCCATCACGAAGTCAACCGGGGATACGGCGGCGCCGTGAAAACCGGCATCGCGTCCAGCAAGAAGGATTGGATTTTCTTTACCGATGGCGACGGCCAGTTCGACGTTTCGGAGATATCGCTTCTTTTGGAACATACGGGAGAATATGACGCCGTCGTCGGCTTCCGCCTGGATCGCCGCGATCCCATCCACCGCAAATTTTTCGCTTTGGGTTGGGGAACCTTGATCCGCTTGCTCTTCGGCTTTCGAGTGAAGGATTTGGATTGCGCTTTTAAATTGTTCAAGCGAAAATATTTCGAAGGCGTAGAATTGAAGGCGGAAGGCGCCGTGATTTCCGTGGAGTTTTTTTCCATTCTTCAACGCCGCCAGGCCCGCATCCAACAAGTGGGGGTGCATCATTATCCCCGCCGGGCGGGACAGCAATCCGGCGGCAGCGTCAAAGTGATTGCCCGCGCCTTTAAAGAACTGCTCCTCCTCTATCGGCGCCTGAAAGGATGA